The following is a genomic window from Limibacillus sp..
GAGAGCCACTGGACGAACTCGGCGTAGCTCGCGCCGGTATGGGCGATCACCGAAATGACGAACCAGAGGGTCAGCGGGACCAGCGCGATCGCGGTCAGGCGCTGCATCCAGAAATGCTCCGTGCCGTCCTTGGCGGAGCCGAGCCCGCGAACCTTGGCGAGGGGGGTGCGTAACGACATGGTTTTCAGCCTCCCACCACGTAACCGATGATCCAGGAGAAGAGCGTCAGGCCGCCGGTCGCCGCCAGCACCGCCATGCCCGACTTATAGGCCGTGTCCAGCTCGAAGCCGTAGCCCGCGTCCCAGAACAGGTGCCGGATGCCGTTGCAGAGATGGTAGAAGAGCGCCGCGCTCCAGCCGAACAGCAGCAGGCGCCCGAAGAAGGAGCCGATGAAGCCCTGGGCGGCCGCATAGCTCTCCGGCCCGCCCGCCGCGCCCACCAGCCAGTAGATCAGCAGCAGGGTGCCGACCGCCAGCGCCACGCCGGTCGCGCGGTGGGTGATCGACAGGATCGAGGTGTACTGCGGCTTATAGACCTGAAGGTGGGGAGAGAGCGGTCGATTGCTTTGTGGTTGGTCCGTCATCTGGCCCGTCTTTCTCCAGCGGCGGCGCCGCCGGTCGTGGTTGTCATCTCGTCAAAGGACCCGCCGTGGCTCGAAAAGCGCCTGTCAGGGTCGGATCCTTCTAGAAAGCGGCCCCAATTAAGACCGCAGTGCAGCATGAAGTCAACGCGAGGCGGCCTCTGGCGCACCCGCTTAGAAGAGCCTATCGCGCCGCTGCAGCGCGACAAGCCCCCTCCGCTTGAGGTTCCCGTCCCAGGCGCCTAGCGCGACACCAGGGATTTCAGCCGCCGGTTGGCCACCGCCAGCATGGCGAAGTCCGGCTGGCCGGAGGCCCTCAGCTCGCCGATCATCTGCTCGGCGCGGTTGACCAGCGTCTTGCGCTGGGCGGTCCAGCTTTCGACGATCTTGGTCTTGTCCTTGGCGTCCTTGCTCTCGGTCAGCACCCGGTTCGTCAGTTCGGACTGGTGCTCGTAGAGATCGTCCACGATGGCCGTGATCGCCAGCTTGTCCCAGGCGTTGTCGCTGGGCAGGCGGCCCGCCGAGCGGCGCAGCCAGTCGATGCCGAAGCGGCTGCCGATGGCGAAGTAGGTCTTGGCGACGGCGGTCGCGTCGAGACCGCTGGCATGGGCCGACTCCACGATGTCGCCGGCCGGCACCATCCAGGCGAAGGAGGCGATGCGGACCGCCAGTTCCTTGGGCACGCCCTCCTTCACAAAGCGTTCGGCCGTGTCATTCAGGACCTTCACGTCGCTGGCCGGTAGAATCTTGCCCACCTCCGCGCAGAGCGCGCGGGCGCCCGGCCGGTAGCGGTCGACCGCGTCGGAGATGTCCATGGGCGCTTCGATGTTGCGCAGCAGCCAGACCGTCATGCGTTCGACCAGCCGCCCGCACTCCACCAGCATGCGGTACTGGGTCGCGGAGGCGACCTTGTTGTCCAGCGCCTCGATCTCCGCCCAGCGCTCCCGCATGTCGAAGATATCGCGGGCCGCCACGTAGGCCCGCGCGATGTCGGGCGAGGGCATGCCGGTCTTCTCCGCCACCTCGTGGATGAAGGAGATGCCGACCCGGTTGATGAGGGAGTTGGTCAGCGCCGTCGCAACGATCTCCCGGCTCAGCCTGTGGTTCTCGATCTGCTTTGCGTATTTCTTCCTGAGCGCGGTCGGGAAGTAGTTGATCAGGTCGCTCGCAAGGTCCTCCTCATCCGGCAGGTCGGAGCCCAGCAGCTCGTCATAGAGCGCGATCTTGGAGTAGGACAGCAGGATCGCCAGTTCCGGACGGGCCAGACCCTGACGGCGCTTCATGCGCTCGTCGATGGTCTCGTCGTCGGGCAGGTTCTCGATCCGGCGGCTCAGCAGCCCCTGCTTCTCCAGGGAGCGCATGTAGCGGGCCAGCCGGTCCAGCAGGTGCGCGGACATGGTGTGGGTGATGGAGATCGCCTGGGTCTGCAGATAGTTGTCGCGCAGAACCAATTCGGCGACTTCGTCGGTCATCTCCACCAGCAGCTTGTCGCGCTGCTTGCGGGTCATGTCGCCGTCCTGCTCCACGTCGCCCAGCAGGATCTTGATGTTGACCTCGTGGTCCGAACAGTCGACGCCCGCCGAGTTGTCGATGGAGTCGGTGTTGAGCCGCCCGCCGAGCAGCCCGTACTGGATGCGCGCGCGCTGGGTCATGCCCAGATTGGCGCCCTCGCCCACCACCTTGCAGCGCAGCTCCGTTGCGTCGACGCGCAGCGCGTCGTTGGCCCGGTCGCCGACCTGAAGGTCGTTCTCCTCGCTGGCCTTCACGTAGGTGCCGATGCCGCCGAACCAGAGCAGTTCGGCCTCCGACTTCAGGATCGAGCGGATCAGCTCGTTGGGCGTCACCTGATCCTGCTTGATGTCGAAGCACTTCTTGATCTCCGGCGTCAGCTTAATCGACTTGGCCTTGCGCTCGAAGATGCCGCCGCCCTTGGAGATCAGCTTTGCGTCGTAGTCGGCCCAGGTCGTGCGCGGCGTCTCGAAGAGCCGCTTGCGCTCGGCGAAGGACGTCTTCACGTCCGGGTCGGGGTCGATGAAGATGTGCATGTGGTTGAAGGCGGCCTGCAGCTTGATGCAAGGGGACAGCAGCATGCCGTTGCCGAAGACGTCGCCCGCCATGTCGCCCACGCCGATCACGGTGAAGGGCTCTTCCTGGATGTTCTTGCCAAGCTCGCGGAAGTGGCGCTTCACCGATTCCCACGCGCCGCGCGCGGTGATGCCCATCTTCTTGTGGTCATAGCCCGCCGATCCGCCGGAGGCGAAGGCGTCGTCCAGCCAGAAGCCGTAGTCCACCGAGACGCCGTTGGCGATGTCGGAGAAGGTCGCGGTGCCCTTGTCGGCGGCGACCACCAGATAGGGATCGTCGGCATCATGGCGCAGCACCGAGGGCGGCGGCGCCACCTCGCCCTTCACCAGATTGTCGGTGATGTCCAGAAGGCCCCGGATGAAGGTCTTGTAGCAGGCGATGCCTTCCTCCTGGAAAGCCTCGCGGCCCGCCTCGGGCGGCGGCGGCTGCTTGAGCACGAAGCCGCCCTTCGAGCCGACCGGCACGATCACCGCGTTCTTGACCTGCTGGGCCTTCACCAGGCCCAGGATTTCCGTGCGGAAGTCCTCGCGCCGGTCCGACCAGCGCAGGCCGCCGCGCGCGACCATGCCGAAGCGCAGGTGGACGCCTTCGATGCGCGGGCTGTAGACGAAGATCTCCCGGAAGGGCTTGGGCTCCGGGAGCTCCTCCAGGTCGCGGCTGGAGAACTTGATGGAGACGTAGTCCTTGGGCTGCCCATCCTCGCCCGGCTGATAGAAATTGGTCCTGAGCGAACAGAGGATCGCGTTCAGGAAGCGCCGGATGATGCGGTCCTGATCGAGGTTGGAGACCTGCTCCAGCCCCGCTTCGATCTCCCGCACCAACTGGTCCTGGGCCTTCTGGTCGCCGCCGCCATCGGGATCGAAGCGGGCCTCGAAGACCTTGACCAGCAGTTCGGCCAGTTCCGGATTGGCCGAGAGCGTGTCTTCCATGTAGTCCTGGCTGAAGGGTATCGCGGCCTGACGCAGGTACTTGCAGTAGATGCGCAGCACGATGACCTGACGCGCCGTCAAGCCCGCGCGCAAGACCAGGCGGTTGAAACCGTCGTCCTCCATGGTGCCGGTCCAGACCCGCTCGAAGGCGTCGTGGAAGTACTCCTTGACGCGCGGCAGGTCGATCGGATGGCCGTCCTGGGTGCGCGCCTGGAAGTCATGAATCCATACGCTGTCGGATGTTTTCAGGGGATGCACCTCGAAGGGGACTTCCGCGATCACCTTCAGGCCCATGTGCTCCATCATCGGCAGCACGTCCGAAAGCGGCACGGGGTCGCCGCCGTGGTAAATCTTGAAATGAATCTGATCGTCGCCCTTCTCCAGCGGGCGGTAGAGGTTCATGCCGAGCCGCCCGTCGCGCTGGACCTGCTCGATCTTCGCGATGTCGAAGACGCCGGTGCGCGCGGAGTACATCTCGGCGTAGTTGGCGGGAAAGGCGTGAAGGTAGCGGCGCGACATGGCAAGGCCGCGTTCCTCTCCGAGCTCTTCGACCAGCGCTTCCTCCAAGAGGTCGGACCAGTTGCGGCTGGCCTCCGCGAGCCGGGCCTCCAGGGCCTCCAGATCGACGGCCGGAATCCCGCCCTGGCGCGTGCGCACCAGAATATGGACCCGCGCCAAGGCCTCGTCGGAGAGCTGGGTGTAGGCCGCCGAGACCTCGCCGTCGAAGG
Proteins encoded in this region:
- a CDS encoding NAD-glutamate dehydrogenase — translated: MMKQADQAKEDLVAKVIAMIEDRVPAARRKDAEEFARCFFEGVPPVDLVGETAENLYGAALSIWNFGRKRKGKGAQVRVYTPRQEEHGWQSAHTVVEIINDDMPFLVDSVTAALSREEAEPALVIHPIATLTRDKSGEVTGFAKDGKGSRESFIHVQVAEQPVERHKELEAWLLKVLEQVAYAVADWRTMRERLRDLVKELKQSPPKLHQKEINEGLDFLSWLDDDHFTYLGYREYSFEGTGKKAVARIDESASLGILRDMDFAVFDGLRNLGKLPPDVQDFVRQPTLLRITKSNRRSMVHRPAHMDTVVVKKLDANGKVLGERLFIGLFTSVAYSRSPRDIPLLRQKVDRVIEKAGFPAGGHDAKALAHILDSYPRDELFQISEDKLLEIALGILHLQERRRTALFVRQDPFERFVSCLVFSPRDRFDTKLRRKFQDILEDAFDGEVSAAYTQLSDEALARVHILVRTRQGGIPAVDLEALEARLAEASRNWSDLLEEALVEELGEERGLAMSRRYLHAFPANYAEMYSARTGVFDIAKIEQVQRDGRLGMNLYRPLEKGDDQIHFKIYHGGDPVPLSDVLPMMEHMGLKVIAEVPFEVHPLKTSDSVWIHDFQARTQDGHPIDLPRVKEYFHDAFERVWTGTMEDDGFNRLVLRAGLTARQVIVLRIYCKYLRQAAIPFSQDYMEDTLSANPELAELLVKVFEARFDPDGGGDQKAQDQLVREIEAGLEQVSNLDQDRIIRRFLNAILCSLRTNFYQPGEDGQPKDYVSIKFSSRDLEELPEPKPFREIFVYSPRIEGVHLRFGMVARGGLRWSDRREDFRTEILGLVKAQQVKNAVIVPVGSKGGFVLKQPPPPEAGREAFQEEGIACYKTFIRGLLDITDNLVKGEVAPPPSVLRHDADDPYLVVAADKGTATFSDIANGVSVDYGFWLDDAFASGGSAGYDHKKMGITARGAWESVKRHFRELGKNIQEEPFTVIGVGDMAGDVFGNGMLLSPCIKLQAAFNHMHIFIDPDPDVKTSFAERKRLFETPRTTWADYDAKLISKGGGIFERKAKSIKLTPEIKKCFDIKQDQVTPNELIRSILKSEAELLWFGGIGTYVKASEENDLQVGDRANDALRVDATELRCKVVGEGANLGMTQRARIQYGLLGGRLNTDSIDNSAGVDCSDHEVNIKILLGDVEQDGDMTRKQRDKLLVEMTDEVAELVLRDNYLQTQAISITHTMSAHLLDRLARYMRSLEKQGLLSRRIENLPDDETIDERMKRRQGLARPELAILLSYSKIALYDELLGSDLPDEEDLASDLINYFPTALRKKYAKQIENHRLSREIVATALTNSLINRVGISFIHEVAEKTGMPSPDIARAYVAARDIFDMRERWAEIEALDNKVASATQYRMLVECGRLVERMTVWLLRNIEAPMDISDAVDRYRPGARALCAEVGKILPASDVKVLNDTAERFVKEGVPKELAVRIASFAWMVPAGDIVESAHASGLDATAVAKTYFAIGSRFGIDWLRRSAGRLPSDNAWDKLAITAIVDDLYEHQSELTNRVLTESKDAKDKTKIVESWTAQRKTLVNRAEQMIGELRASGQPDFAMLAVANRRLKSLVSR
- the sdhC gene encoding succinate dehydrogenase, cytochrome b556 subunit; its protein translation is MTDQPQSNRPLSPHLQVYKPQYTSILSITHRATGVALAVGTLLLIYWLVGAAGGPESYAAAQGFIGSFFGRLLLFGWSAALFYHLCNGIRHLFWDAGYGFELDTAYKSGMAVLAATGGLTLFSWIIGYVVGG